One genomic segment of Desulfocapsa sulfexigens DSM 10523 includes these proteins:
- a CDS encoding ammonium transporter, which yields MISAADTAFILAAAGLVLLMTPGLALFYAGMVRSKNVLGTMMQSFFMIALISIEWVYLGYSMSFGPDVGGVIGDLSWFALSGVTTAPSADYATTIPQIVFMIYQCMFAIITPALITGAFAERVRFVPFLVFAFLWAVFVYNPVCHWVWGKGGWLGSMGVMDFAGGLVVHVTCGAAAFASILVIGPRRGFGKRSFIPHSLPLTFIGTGLLWFGWFGFNGGSALAADEVAATAFVATHLAGMAGMLMWVIVEWVVLRRATTLGAMSGAIAGLATITPAAGFVGPNSAIIIGCIAGLVCFGAVNLKVKLKLDDSLDVVGIHGVGGAVGTLCLGIFASTAVNPGGVDGLLAGNMAQLWKQAFGVVVVGGYTLIVSWILLKVVHITLGLRVSEEAEVGGVDYAEHSENAYNS from the coding sequence ATGATTAGCGCTGCAGATACAGCCTTTATTCTGGCAGCGGCAGGACTGGTGTTGTTGATGACACCGGGGCTTGCCCTTTTTTACGCAGGAATGGTACGAAGTAAAAATGTTCTCGGTACCATGATGCAAAGTTTTTTTATGATAGCGCTTATCTCCATAGAATGGGTGTACCTTGGTTACTCCATGTCTTTTGGGCCGGATGTTGGTGGGGTGATTGGCGATCTTTCCTGGTTTGCTTTAAGTGGTGTGACGACTGCACCGAGCGCAGATTATGCGACAACCATTCCGCAGATCGTTTTTATGATTTATCAGTGTATGTTTGCCATAATAACTCCGGCACTTATTACAGGAGCTTTTGCGGAGAGGGTTCGTTTCGTGCCGTTTCTTGTCTTTGCCTTTCTGTGGGCTGTTTTTGTCTATAATCCTGTTTGCCACTGGGTCTGGGGGAAGGGGGGCTGGCTTGGAAGTATGGGAGTCATGGATTTTGCCGGTGGCCTGGTTGTTCATGTGACATGTGGCGCGGCGGCTTTCGCTTCAATCCTCGTCATTGGGCCACGGCGCGGTTTTGGGAAGCGAAGTTTTATCCCCCACAGTCTGCCTCTCACGTTTATTGGAACAGGGCTACTCTGGTTTGGCTGGTTTGGCTTTAACGGCGGGTCGGCCCTTGCTGCAGATGAAGTGGCAGCTACTGCTTTTGTAGCAACTCATCTTGCGGGTATGGCCGGTATGCTTATGTGGGTGATTGTTGAATGGGTTGTCCTTCGGCGCGCAACCACCCTTGGTGCGATGTCGGGTGCTATTGCGGGACTTGCAACCATTACTCCTGCTGCAGGCTTTGTCGGACCCAATTCTGCAATCATCATTGGATGTATTGCTGGTCTGGTCTGCTTTGGAGCCGTGAACTTAAAAGTGAAATTGAAACTGGATGATTCTCTGGATGTTGTCGGGATTCATGGTGTGGGAGGAGCCGTTGGAACACTCTGCCTTGGGATTTTTGCTTCAACCGCCGTGAATCCAGGCGGTGTCGATGGCCTGCTTGCCGGGAATATGGCTCAACTTTGGAAACAGGCTTTTGGGGTTGTCGTTGTGGGAGGATACACCTTGATTGTGAGCTGGATATTGTTGAAAGTCGTACACATTACCCTGGGTCTGAGAGTTTCTGAAGAGGCTGAGGTGGGAGGTGTTGATTATGCCGAGCATTCCGAAAATGCATACAATAGTTAG
- a CDS encoding P-II family nitrogen regulator: MKKIQAIVKPFKLDDVKDALTEIGVKGMTISEVKGYGRQKGHTEIYRGAEYVVDFIPKVKIEIVVSADMVDLVVDTIRDTANTGKIGDGKIFVIPIERIVRVRTGEEDHDAI; the protein is encoded by the coding sequence ATGAAAAAAATTCAGGCAATTGTAAAACCTTTCAAGCTCGATGATGTTAAGGATGCGTTAACAGAAATAGGTGTTAAAGGAATGACTATTTCTGAAGTAAAGGGCTATGGGCGTCAGAAGGGGCATACCGAGATTTATCGTGGGGCTGAATATGTTGTTGATTTTATCCCTAAGGTGAAGATTGAAATCGTGGTTAGTGCGGATATGGTCGATTTGGTTGTGGATACCATAAGAGATACTGCCAACACCGGGAAGATAGGTGATGGAAAAATATTTGTGATCCCCATTGAGCGTATAGTTCGTGTTCGTACCGGTGAGGAAGATCACGATGCAATTTAA
- a CDS encoding PqqD family protein: MSKDVLRQEIDGETVLLDMKSENYFGLNDVGSHVLEMLQDGSNLDSLVSHLLSIYEIGKQQLEIDITELLQQLLDAGLISPS; encoded by the coding sequence TTGTCAAAAGATGTTCTCAGGCAGGAGATTGATGGAGAAACAGTTTTACTCGACATGAAAAGTGAGAACTACTTTGGCCTCAATGATGTTGGCAGTCATGTACTGGAAATGCTTCAAGATGGCTCAAACCTTGATAGTCTCGTAAGCCACCTTTTGAGTATTTATGAAATAGGAAAACAACAGCTGGAAATTGACATTACTGAGCTCCTGCAACAGTTACTGGATGCTGGGCTTATCTCCCCTTCCTAA
- a CDS encoding asparagine synthase-related protein, with translation MAKSSAHRGPDGTNTLIQEHIGFGHSMLHTTPESLTEILPHTDSETGLVITADARIDNREELFNKLGIRQSSSLPDSQLIIYTYKKWGVDGFLHLLGDFAFALWDPLKQQLICVRDYIGVKPFYYHFTPEQFLFSSEIKQLAEHPDVILSPNEGMVAEYLFFSFCSKTETLFQGINRLSPGHYLTVSHQGLTSHRYWSFNSTKQIYYKKSEDYTNHFLEIFNKSVTSRLRSSTPISIELSGGLDSSCVVGMAHNILRLKNKPAPVVYGMVFPGLPFDESLYILAVSKEHNISVNLIDSQHFNEPQWQKQVHKTYEPPDIPNISMRNALIKQVTNSGSRILLSGIGGDEWFSGSGFPYLDLLKNKRYPALFSHLRYSFSQNQLHTIKRFLFNILWPLVPHAIRRNLCNKNNKLFPAWISPVFVNRSNIREKILLSDQRTTSSNLGNLLQNTIIAMGTHTFFLETMDRYHAIAKLEYRSPFLDRRIAEFSFSVPEYEHNLQGEIKKILRQKQNHLLPELIRKRQSKADFSFFFGKAFDSYSLTEKSEKMLSSEVGWIEQDKFLSALNDKQKAFKENAFHRGNKNWEIWFALALETWVKSTR, from the coding sequence ATGGCGAAAAGCAGTGCTCACCGTGGTCCTGACGGGACAAATACATTAATTCAAGAGCATATCGGCTTTGGCCACAGCATGCTGCACACTACACCGGAATCACTAACCGAAATATTACCACACACTGACTCGGAAACTGGTCTCGTAATTACCGCCGATGCTCGAATTGACAACCGAGAAGAATTGTTCAACAAGCTTGGTATACGGCAAAGCAGTTCCTTACCAGACAGCCAACTCATAATATATACGTATAAAAAATGGGGTGTAGATGGATTTCTACACCTATTGGGTGATTTTGCTTTTGCCCTGTGGGATCCACTGAAACAACAATTAATTTGCGTCAGGGATTATATTGGAGTCAAACCATTTTATTACCACTTCACTCCAGAGCAATTTCTTTTCAGTTCCGAGATTAAGCAGCTGGCTGAACATCCGGATGTCATTCTATCGCCAAACGAAGGAATGGTGGCTGAATATCTCTTCTTTTCTTTTTGCAGTAAAACTGAAACCTTGTTCCAAGGGATTAATCGTCTCTCTCCTGGTCACTACCTAACCGTTTCACACCAAGGTCTTACCAGCCACAGATATTGGTCATTTAACTCGACTAAGCAAATCTATTACAAAAAATCTGAGGACTACACCAATCATTTCCTGGAGATTTTTAATAAATCAGTGACCAGCAGGCTCAGGAGTTCGACACCCATAAGCATTGAGCTTAGCGGTGGATTAGACTCTTCATGTGTCGTTGGCATGGCACACAATATTTTGAGACTCAAAAACAAACCAGCCCCCGTAGTGTATGGAATGGTTTTCCCAGGCTTACCTTTTGACGAGAGTTTGTATATTCTTGCCGTCTCCAAAGAGCACAATATTTCAGTAAACTTGATAGATTCACAACACTTCAACGAACCTCAATGGCAAAAGCAAGTTCACAAAACGTATGAACCACCAGACATACCAAATATTTCAATGCGTAATGCACTGATCAAACAAGTTACCAATAGTGGTTCCAGGATTCTACTCTCCGGCATTGGTGGGGATGAGTGGTTTTCCGGATCTGGTTTCCCATACCTGGATCTCTTGAAAAATAAAAGGTATCCAGCACTGTTTTCACATTTACGCTATTCCTTTTCCCAAAACCAACTCCATACCATAAAACGTTTTCTCTTCAACATTTTATGGCCACTGGTTCCACATGCTATTCGTAGGAATCTATGTAATAAGAATAATAAGCTTTTTCCTGCATGGATTTCACCAGTCTTTGTCAACCGTAGTAATATTCGAGAGAAGATCCTTCTTTCCGACCAGAGAACAACCTCCTCAAATCTAGGAAACCTTTTGCAGAACACGATTATTGCGATGGGAACTCATACATTTTTCCTTGAAACCATGGATAGATACCATGCTATTGCAAAACTTGAATACAGATCACCATTCCTTGACCGAAGAATAGCAGAATTTTCATTCTCTGTACCAGAGTACGAACACAACCTCCAAGGAGAGATAAAAAAAATACTACGACAAAAACAGAATCATTTATTACCAGAATTAATTCGAAAGCGACAAAGCAAAGCAGACTTCTCGTTTTTCTTCGGAAAAGCCTTCGACTCTTACAGTTTGACAGAGAAAAGTGAAAAGATGTTATCTTCAGAAGTTGGATGGATAGAACAAGACAAATTCCTGTCTGCTCTTAATGATAAACAAAAAGCATTTAAAGAAAACGCCTTTCACAGAGGGAATAAAAACTGGGAAATTTGGTTTGCACTAGCACTTGAGACGTGGGTAAAATCCACAAGATAA
- the glnD gene encoding [protein-PII] uridylyltransferase, whose translation MSQLRAQRETLEELWKKGLSGQALLLEQSRLVDGFIATHFNAAASEKATKGVALVALGGYGRSELFPYSDIDLLILFREDAKEEMEKIANGVLYPLWDTGLEVGHSVRTLEECLDFAKEDFFFQVAMLDARLLVGSNRLFDELLVRYRTQFIEGSRDEFVHAMKTFRSDRRKRFGSHSYLLEPNIKESKGGMRDIQAMLWTAAFVFGLVDLDAITGAGILLEEERDAFGESWNMLTRVRNRLHYISGRKNDQLYFEQQEEVATAFGYQAQDGVLGVEHFMRDLYGHLQVIAVTTDLFFDHVDDVLGFASGKGARLQVVEKGIECRNNRIHLTTSEEDLKSRPYLLMRCFLASAKTGFPLHHRTRKMITGNLDLVTDKMRSSARMSKPFFEILESGEDVLTVLEVMLETGLLSAYIPEFGNIELLVQHDIYHIYTVDRHLLQSVADLQEVTRSEESVFQTIASPHVLFLATLLHDIGKGSGGDHSNIGAEMVGAVGRRLGLNDAECACLEFVVRYHLFMPESALRRDLNDEQFVQRCAETIGDTERLAMLYLISVADARATGPSAWSDWKGALLYEMYMKVHPYLQFQAVDDVLPMVDQGLDWLREQVASLIGDERECGVTVDDFPPDYLLSFTPEAVAAHVRIRCENYKVLQQKAIIFPRKRQAQWSLLIMCRDRRGLLAKICGVLGLHNLSVLNAQIFTWKDGSAVDILDVLPEDGVEYEEKDWQAINDDLNLALNHRLGLGHRLYKKLSSGIGRAKRSTGTNEIRVVVDNKASDNYTVVEVYSDDSPGQLYRITQTLADFGINIYRAFIATEVEQLIDVFYVLDSQQEKIVEPAFIKELRDGVLYAIGGGLQG comes from the coding sequence ATGTCCCAACTACGTGCTCAAAGAGAAACACTTGAGGAGTTATGGAAGAAGGGGTTGAGTGGTCAGGCTCTGCTTCTCGAGCAAAGTCGACTGGTTGATGGGTTTATTGCCACTCATTTCAATGCTGCGGCAAGTGAAAAAGCCACAAAAGGAGTTGCCCTTGTAGCTCTTGGCGGATACGGGCGCAGTGAGCTTTTTCCATATTCTGATATCGATCTTCTAATTCTTTTTAGAGAAGATGCGAAAGAGGAAATGGAAAAAATTGCAAATGGTGTACTGTATCCTCTTTGGGATACCGGGCTTGAAGTGGGGCACAGTGTCCGAACTTTGGAAGAGTGTTTGGATTTTGCAAAAGAAGATTTCTTCTTTCAAGTTGCCATGCTCGACGCTCGTCTCCTGGTAGGGTCAAATAGGCTTTTTGATGAGCTCCTTGTTCGCTACAGGACTCAATTTATAGAAGGCTCACGGGATGAGTTTGTTCATGCCATGAAAACCTTTCGCAGTGACCGAAGAAAGCGTTTTGGCAGCCACAGCTACCTCCTTGAACCAAACATTAAAGAAAGCAAGGGTGGAATGCGGGATATCCAGGCCATGCTCTGGACTGCCGCCTTTGTTTTCGGGTTGGTAGATCTCGACGCAATAACTGGAGCGGGAATACTTCTTGAAGAGGAGAGGGATGCCTTTGGTGAGTCCTGGAATATGCTCACCAGGGTACGGAATCGTCTCCATTATATCAGTGGCAGAAAGAATGATCAGCTCTACTTTGAGCAGCAGGAAGAGGTTGCTACCGCCTTTGGGTATCAGGCTCAAGATGGGGTGCTCGGGGTGGAGCATTTTATGCGGGATCTCTATGGGCATCTGCAGGTCATTGCCGTTACCACTGATCTCTTTTTTGATCATGTGGATGATGTTCTCGGTTTTGCCAGTGGAAAAGGGGCAAGGCTGCAGGTTGTAGAGAAAGGAATAGAGTGTCGGAATAATCGAATTCATCTTACGACCTCGGAAGAGGATCTGAAGAGTCGACCTTATCTGTTGATGCGTTGTTTTCTTGCCTCTGCAAAAACTGGTTTTCCTCTTCATCACAGAACCAGAAAAATGATCACTGGGAATCTGGACCTGGTGACAGACAAGATGAGAAGTTCGGCGCGAATGTCCAAGCCATTTTTTGAGATTCTTGAAAGTGGTGAGGATGTTTTGACGGTGCTTGAAGTTATGCTCGAAACGGGTTTGCTCTCCGCGTATATCCCGGAGTTCGGAAATATTGAGTTACTGGTTCAGCATGATATTTACCATATATACACTGTTGATCGGCATTTGTTGCAGAGTGTTGCAGATTTGCAGGAGGTTACCAGAAGTGAAGAGTCAGTTTTTCAGACCATAGCGTCACCGCACGTCCTGTTTCTTGCGACTCTGCTTCATGATATTGGAAAGGGTTCCGGGGGGGATCACTCAAATATTGGGGCAGAGATGGTTGGTGCGGTAGGAAGGCGTCTGGGGCTGAACGATGCTGAGTGTGCCTGCCTTGAGTTTGTTGTTCGCTATCATCTGTTTATGCCCGAAAGTGCCCTGCGTCGGGACTTGAATGATGAGCAGTTTGTGCAGCGCTGTGCAGAAACAATTGGAGATACTGAACGTCTCGCCATGCTATACCTGATATCGGTTGCGGATGCTCGTGCCACTGGTCCTTCAGCCTGGAGTGACTGGAAGGGGGCGCTTCTATATGAGATGTATATGAAGGTTCACCCGTATCTTCAGTTTCAGGCAGTGGATGATGTGCTACCGATGGTGGATCAGGGGCTTGACTGGTTGCGTGAGCAGGTTGCCTCTCTTATTGGTGATGAGAGAGAGTGCGGAGTGACGGTGGATGATTTTCCTCCTGACTATTTGCTAAGCTTTACCCCTGAGGCCGTTGCTGCACATGTTCGGATACGTTGTGAGAATTACAAGGTGCTCCAACAGAAAGCTATAATTTTTCCTCGCAAACGGCAGGCGCAGTGGTCGCTCCTTATTATGTGCCGGGATCGCCGTGGATTGCTGGCGAAAATTTGTGGAGTACTTGGCCTTCACAATCTGTCAGTGCTTAATGCCCAAATTTTTACCTGGAAGGATGGAAGCGCCGTGGATATTCTCGATGTCCTTCCTGAAGATGGTGTTGAGTATGAAGAGAAGGATTGGCAGGCGATAAATGATGATCTTAACCTGGCCTTGAATCATCGACTTGGGCTCGGTCACAGGTTGTATAAAAAACTTTCCTCTGGTATTGGCAGAGCTAAACGTTCTACAGGAACGAACGAAATTAGAGTAGTGGTGGATAATAAGGCATCTGACAACTACACTGTCGTGGAAGTATATTCGGATGACAGTCCTGGGCAGTTGTATCGTATAACTCAGACTCTTGCCGATTTTGGGATAAACATCTATCGGGCTTTCATCGCAACGGAGGTTGAGCAGCTTATTGATGTTTTTTATGTGCTGGACAGTCAGCAGGAAAAGATAGTGGAGCCTGCATTTATCAAGGAATTGCGAGATGGCGTTCTCTATGCAATAGGCGGTGGATTGCAGGGGTAG
- a CDS encoding choice-of-anchor K domain-containing protein: MRIKILPIVAAGLLVCGVIESNATEFNGSATGEWVRGSVVIDQSLWPANYTGDVWGMVNQDDGVTDPLATPPPATSPAFSPSQNPSGSPAIPDESVSPTALFWWGNPGTGLTQPGWDKESSPNKFNFDGVGSTAPLGVMETNAGERFKFGDFWYTNGDTWSARGVTAVDLAVDFYIQEINKEFTMSGTFGILNTINDGGDVDDLVSLSGFQGTTEYFSYNNKDYMFTVLGFSQDGGVTIINSYVAPENSISYAGLYAEIVEVPVPEPATFLLFGVGVIGLIGTKFRKKNV; encoded by the coding sequence ATGAGAATCAAAATACTCCCTATAGTAGCAGCCGGTTTATTAGTGTGTGGTGTTATCGAATCGAATGCTACGGAATTTAATGGAAGTGCCACAGGAGAATGGGTTAGAGGGTCAGTTGTCATTGACCAAAGTCTGTGGCCAGCGAATTATACCGGCGACGTGTGGGGAATGGTTAATCAGGATGACGGTGTCACCGATCCTTTAGCTACTCCACCACCCGCTACATCTCCAGCTTTCAGTCCGTCACAAAACCCGTCTGGAAGCCCAGCTATCCCGGATGAAAGCGTGTCGCCTACGGCACTTTTCTGGTGGGGAAACCCGGGTACTGGTCTTACACAGCCTGGCTGGGATAAGGAGTCTTCACCTAATAAATTTAATTTTGATGGCGTGGGTAGTACAGCTCCTCTTGGTGTTATGGAGACCAACGCTGGTGAGAGGTTTAAGTTTGGTGACTTTTGGTATACAAACGGAGACACATGGAGCGCCAGGGGTGTGACAGCTGTTGATTTGGCTGTTGATTTTTACATCCAAGAGATTAACAAAGAATTTACGATGTCAGGTACATTTGGGATTCTGAACACTATAAATGATGGTGGGGATGTAGATGATCTTGTTTCCCTAAGCGGATTCCAAGGAACAACAGAATATTTCAGCTATAACAATAAAGACTATATGTTTACTGTTCTTGGTTTTTCTCAAGATGGTGGGGTCACGATAATCAATAGTTACGTAGCTCCCGAAAATAGTATAAGCTATGCAGGGTTGTATGCTGAGATAGTAGAGGTTCCAGTCCCTGAGCCAGCAACTTTTCTGCTCTTTGGTGTTGGCGTGATAGGCTTGATTGGTACGAAATTTAGAAAGAAAAACGTATAG
- a CDS encoding phosphoenolpyruvate carboxykinase (ATP) has protein sequence MRYSVFHHIIESNIPLPELQIRDNSLPTLFFESSNNSKATRTGIDWRHHWRLSNGKISISVGKEKEYYWLRFPQLVDFKIEPETNKIKSYCNTGMPDNTLRHLLLDQTIPRLLSHKGQLIIHASCVQIGDSLVGFCGESGWGKSTLAAYLYGQGHTLITDDCLLLETNNSTMVGIPSYQGLRLLSDSLTLLPASQNKTTAVCHYAPKRRVTVSKSNQKQSIPISTIFFLNDPEQQYNTSSISLEPIPRASALIELIKHCFPLDITDSKQTTTQLTNLAELIKNSSTQFYRLKYPRTIQSLPEIMKTIIKISTTNKVDTTL, from the coding sequence TTGAGATATTCAGTATTTCACCACATCATCGAGAGCAATATCCCACTTCCTGAACTGCAAATACGCGACAACTCCCTGCCTACTCTTTTTTTTGAGTCATCAAACAACTCTAAAGCTACCAGAACAGGTATCGACTGGCGCCATCACTGGCGACTGTCCAACGGAAAAATCTCCATTTCTGTTGGAAAAGAAAAGGAATATTACTGGCTCCGTTTTCCACAACTTGTCGACTTCAAGATTGAACCTGAAACCAACAAGATCAAATCATATTGCAACACTGGCATGCCTGACAACACCCTACGCCACCTGCTTCTTGACCAAACCATTCCACGTTTACTCAGCCACAAAGGGCAGCTTATTATTCATGCCAGTTGCGTACAAATCGGAGATTCTTTAGTCGGTTTCTGTGGAGAATCTGGTTGGGGAAAATCTACTCTTGCTGCATACCTTTATGGACAGGGACACACTCTGATAACTGACGACTGCCTTCTTCTTGAAACGAATAATTCCACCATGGTAGGTATTCCAAGCTACCAGGGCTTACGACTTCTTAGCGACAGCCTCACCTTACTTCCTGCATCACAAAACAAAACCACTGCTGTCTGCCACTACGCCCCCAAAAGAAGAGTTACAGTTTCGAAAAGTAACCAGAAGCAATCGATTCCCATTTCCACCATATTTTTCCTAAATGACCCTGAGCAACAATATAATACCTCATCAATTTCCCTGGAACCCATCCCAAGGGCATCAGCCCTCATCGAACTCATCAAACACTGTTTTCCATTGGACATTACAGACTCAAAACAAACTACTACACAATTAACTAATCTTGCAGAACTAATCAAAAACAGTTCAACTCAATTTTACCGCCTCAAATACCCTCGCACCATTCAATCACTCCCAGAAATTATGAAAACCATCATCAAAATCTCTACAACAAATAAAGTTGACACCACACTATGA
- a CDS encoding lasso peptide biosynthesis B2 protein — translation MVTKIHKFNKLSFEEKKLFLQAFVILGIMRFALLTLPFKLLTRSLDQQKSIRQLPLLSQTEMSSVHLVSRAINRAVLYTPWKSTCLVQALTAHRMLYRYNLPGVLYVGIVKDKLSNKGLEAHAWSQCGSKIVTGAAEHELYTVISVFKW, via the coding sequence ATGGTCACTAAAATTCATAAATTCAACAAACTATCATTCGAAGAAAAAAAACTTTTTTTACAGGCTTTTGTAATTCTTGGTATTATGCGTTTTGCTCTCTTAACACTCCCCTTCAAGCTACTTACGCGCTCGCTTGATCAGCAGAAAAGTATCAGGCAACTCCCTCTTCTATCCCAAACAGAAATGAGCAGCGTTCATTTGGTAAGTAGAGCAATAAATAGAGCCGTCCTATATACTCCCTGGAAAAGCACTTGCCTGGTACAGGCCCTAACAGCACATCGAATGCTTTACAGATACAATCTCCCTGGTGTACTCTATGTTGGGATAGTAAAAGACAAGTTGTCAAACAAAGGATTAGAGGCTCATGCATGGTCTCAGTGTGGCAGCAAGATTGTAACAGGAGCCGCTGAACACGAATTATACACGGTAATATCAGTCTTCAAATGGTAA
- a CDS encoding ABC transporter permease — MFEGNQVSQLEPYGGDYFSFVIIGIALSDYFTISTNTFANEIRTSQVVGTLESLLVTPTSIITILLSSYVYKLFSTSFRIFFYILVGIYLFDMSIQSVNIIALSLAFLLTLLPFFGIGLVSAAFIIVFKQGNPIGGLMIMSSGLLGGVMYPVTVLPGWLKPFSVILPITHGLEAIRQILLNGAGIIDVHNQLLFLAILSIVSLATGFVSIYYGLKVAKNEGSLLHY; from the coding sequence ATGTTTGAGGGCAACCAAGTCTCTCAACTGGAACCCTATGGTGGTGATTATTTTTCTTTTGTAATCATTGGAATAGCACTTTCAGATTACTTCACCATCTCTACCAACACATTTGCCAACGAAATTCGCACCTCGCAGGTTGTTGGTACCCTTGAATCACTTCTGGTAACCCCAACATCCATCATCACTATTTTACTGTCCTCCTATGTGTACAAGCTTTTTTCCACCAGCTTCCGAATTTTCTTTTATATTCTTGTAGGTATTTACCTCTTTGATATGTCGATACAATCAGTGAACATTATCGCATTGTCTCTGGCATTTCTGCTCACACTACTCCCTTTTTTTGGTATTGGCCTTGTCTCGGCCGCTTTTATAATTGTCTTCAAACAGGGTAATCCGATCGGTGGGTTAATGATTATGAGTTCTGGATTGCTTGGTGGAGTAATGTATCCGGTAACCGTACTACCAGGTTGGCTCAAACCATTCTCGGTGATACTTCCAATCACCCATGGACTGGAGGCGATACGCCAGATACTCTTAAATGGGGCAGGAATTATTGATGTACATAATCAGCTTCTATTCCTCGCCATACTCTCTATAGTTTCATTAGCGACTGGTTTTGTTTCCATTTATTATGGTTTAAAAGTAGCAAAAAACGAAGGTTCTCTTTTACATTACTAA
- the glnA gene encoding type I glutamate--ammonia ligase, with protein sequence MTRDDIMRTIEEENIHYFRLQFVDIFGFMKNVAIPRSQIEKALDGQMMFDGSSIDGFVRINESDMYLKPDYNTFTILPWRNQDGIAAARIICDVAKSDGSPFAGCPRNNLKRVLAEAKELGYTMNVGTEAEFFLFEKDEEGRATTITNDVAGYFSLDPEDTGNDCRREIIETLEEMGFEIEASHHEVAEGQHEINFKYADALTAADNTITFKWVVKSIAARYGLYATFMPKPIFGINGSGMHTNQSLFNADGTNAFFDENGPLKLSEVAYQYIAGALKNARGFAAVTNPLVNSYKRLVPGYEAPVYAAWSASNRSALVRIPASRGMGTRTEIRCPDPTCNPYLALAMMLNSGLDGVKNKLTPPPAVNKDIFKMSSAEMDEVGIKVMPGSLKEAIEELKNNPIAEATLGSHIFEKYIEAKEAEWDRYRTAVTDWELDEYLDIY encoded by the coding sequence ATGACCAGAGATGACATTATGAGAACTATCGAGGAGGAAAATATTCACTATTTCCGCCTTCAGTTTGTTGATATTTTCGGTTTTATGAAAAATGTTGCTATTCCACGCAGCCAGATAGAGAAGGCACTCGACGGCCAGATGATGTTTGATGGGTCATCCATCGATGGTTTCGTCCGTATTAACGAATCTGATATGTACCTTAAGCCGGATTATAATACCTTTACCATTCTTCCCTGGAGAAATCAGGATGGTATTGCAGCAGCAAGGATTATCTGTGATGTGGCGAAATCCGACGGATCTCCTTTTGCTGGGTGCCCACGTAATAACCTGAAACGTGTTCTTGCAGAGGCAAAAGAGCTTGGCTACACCATGAATGTGGGTACCGAAGCTGAGTTCTTCCTCTTTGAAAAAGACGAAGAAGGACGTGCTACCACTATCACCAATGATGTTGCCGGATACTTCAGCCTTGATCCCGAGGATACCGGAAACGATTGTCGCCGTGAGATTATCGAGACCCTTGAAGAAATGGGTTTTGAGATTGAGGCGTCTCATCATGAGGTTGCAGAAGGTCAGCATGAGATTAACTTCAAATATGCCGATGCACTCACTGCTGCTGATAATACTATCACCTTTAAGTGGGTAGTTAAGTCTATTGCTGCACGTTATGGGCTGTATGCCACCTTTATGCCAAAGCCAATTTTTGGAATCAATGGTTCAGGTATGCACACCAACCAGTCACTGTTTAATGCAGATGGTACCAATGCTTTTTTTGACGAGAATGGCCCCCTCAAACTTTCAGAGGTTGCCTACCAGTACATTGCGGGAGCTTTGAAGAACGCCCGTGGTTTTGCAGCGGTTACTAATCCATTAGTAAACTCCTATAAGCGTCTTGTTCCAGGATACGAGGCTCCTGTTTATGCTGCATGGTCTGCATCTAACCGTTCTGCCCTTGTTCGTATTCCAGCTTCTCGTGGAATGGGAACCCGTACTGAGATTCGATGTCCCGATCCAACCTGTAACCCATATCTTGCACTGGCAATGATGCTGAATTCAGGTCTTGACGGAGTGAAGAATAAACTGACACCTCCACCTGCAGTTAATAAAGATATCTTTAAGATGTCTTCTGCTGAAATGGATGAGGTAGGTATCAAGGTAATGCCAGGTAGCCTGAAAGAGGCCATCGAAGAACTTAAAAATAACCCAATTGCCGAGGCTACTCTTGGTTCTCATATCTTCGAGAAGTATATTGAAGCGAAGGAAGCTGAGTGGGATCGCTATCGTACTGCGGTTACCGATTGGGAGCTTGATGAGTATCTTGATATTTATTAG